One segment of Carya illinoinensis cultivar Pawnee chromosome 13, C.illinoinensisPawnee_v1, whole genome shotgun sequence DNA contains the following:
- the LOC122290727 gene encoding uncharacterized protein LOC122290727: MASVCKSDCVEDACVPMRLTYANLYKWPESDAEFVKSVSSKENRGPGAHAHSRVVDSISCRQMYLRSYTFSRHKSSIPEKTKKCLGRVLQRSVAMADRIRRGQGKESGTTRRVATADSIRRDQGKENSTTAVRKRRFGLLIWRLAMEGRSSGTLSSFFRRLLFCTAKVDAVNHGDT; the protein is encoded by the coding sequence ATGGCCTCCGTTTGCAAATCAGACTGTGTCGAAGATGCCTGTGTCCCGATGCGACTAACCTATGCCAACCTCTACAAGTGGCCGGAATCCGACGCCGAGTTCGTGAAGTCCGTTAGCTCAAAAGAGAACCGGGGGCCGGGGGCGCATGCGCATTCTAGAGTGGTGGACAGCATTTCATGCAGGCAAATGTATTTGAGGAGCTACACGTTCTCAAGACACAAGAGTAGTATCCCTGAAAAGACCAAGAAGTGCTTGGGAAGAGTACTGCAGAGATCAGTTGCCATGGCCGATAGAATTAGAAGAGGTCAGGGCAAGGAAAGCGGCACTACTAGAAGAGTGGCCACTGCCGATAGTATTAGAAGAGATCAGGGCAAGGAAAACAGTACTACTGCTGTTCGGAAGAGGCGGTTTGGCCTGTTGATCTGGAGGTTGGCCATGGAGGGTCGTTCGAGCGGCACCTTGTCCTCGTTTTTCCGGCGGTTGTTGTTTTGCACTGCCAAGGTTGATGCGGTTAATCATGGAGACACCTGA
- the LOC122291193 gene encoding histone H4 gives MSGRGKGGKGLGKGGAKRHRKVLRDNIQGITKPAIRRLARRGGVKRISGLIYEETRGVLKIFLENVIRDAVTYTEHARRKTVTAMDVVYALKRQGRTLYGFGG, from the coding sequence ATGTCGGGTCGTGGAAAGGGAGGCAAGGGTTTGGGCAAGGGGGGAGCGAAACGGCACCGTAAGGTCCTTCGGGACAACATCCAGGGAATCACGAAGCCGGCGATTCGCCGGTTGGCTCGCAGGGGCGGTGTGAAGCGGATCAGCGGCCTGATCTACGAGGAGACCCGTGGTGTCCTGAAGATCTTCTTGGAGAACGTGATTCGGGACGCCGTGACCTACACGGAGCACGCCCGAAGGAAGACCGTGACAGCCATGGACGTGGTCTACGCGCTCAAGAGACAGGGACGGACTCTGTACGGTTTCGGAGGTTAG
- the LOC122291691 gene encoding protein GAMETOPHYTE DEFECTIVE 1 — MGFFDLNVPYLESSPSTDRMPFKAARTKLVIKAMELGYTGIAYNNTIKGVMSDHDRCAVSLLTLSSLLKLVPSLASSVNLHRDLLGVPRASPFRQYTRLTVCVESLLQAQALNSGNPILKTYDLVAVRPLNQVVFDQACEKSEVDIIAIDFSEKIPFRLKLPMVKAAIERGVYFEITYSNLIADVQTRRQMISNAKLLVDWTRGKNLIFSSAAPSVNELRGPYDVANLSSLLGLSMERAKAAISKNCRTLIANALRKKHFYKDAIRVEVLSSDGQLDCNKPLSGDWFKWDPISSGEGDLLLENMAKSFPASNKISKTVKAIDFASVVNGMTSHGFQVNALTSQTEGLPQPPDNGKNFLPAAAVVEVAGAASGQIEQLDRLDLLTEPDPTSSYDSPLIRQTSVCEDSQNLFSPNDTSTGLSNSEEIRIPTTASKEEKENLNGSDVNLSLNAAEKYDFQLQKSLSSCESHIVPPNENVIFHALSRDLELAAPCDADAKVELATVFEDIVLPASKNEESQSPKNSDGVLDFVMDGERMEVDMKNKEITPLDTNDGSLSGSFLETEQFREPMNGAGALTDCLPISDSYPEMTIIGDSSIAKHESTEVTMEEKGHGESDTEANQTLVQSISGRSRPRSRTSHGAMLFPLNRLLITTAFKRKPRR; from the exons ATGGGTTTCTTCGACCTGAATGTTCCGTACCTCGAATCCTCCCCGTCGACCGATAGGATGCCGTTCAAAGCGGCGCGCACGAAGCTCGTGATAAAGGCCATGGAGCTAGGCTACACCGGCATCGCCTACAACAATACGATCAAGGGCGTTATGTCCGATCACGACCGTTGCGCCGTCTCTCTCCTCACtctttcctctcttctcaagcTCGTACCCTCCCTCGCCTCCTCCGTCAATCTCCACCGCGATCTCCTCGGCGTCCCACGCGCGTCCCCCTTTCGCCAATATACGCGCCTCACTGTGTGTGTAGAAAGCCTCCTTCAGGCCCAGGCCCTCAACTCTGGTAACCCTATCTTAAAGACTTACGACTTGGTCGCTGTGAGGCCCTTGAACCAGGTCGTCTTCGACCAGGCCTGTGAGAAATCCGAG GTAGATATAATAGCAATTGATTTCTCAGAGAAGATTCCTTTCCGATTGAAGCTGCCTATGGTTAAAGCAGCCATTGAG CGTGGAGTTTATTTTGAGATCACGTATTCCAATCTTATTGCGGATGTCCAAACAAGGAGGCAAATGATATCCAATGCTAAG TTACTGGTGGACTGGACTCGAggaaaaaatctcattttctcAAGTGCTGCCCCCTCTGTGAATGAACTAAGAGGGCCATATGATGTTGCAAACTTATCGTCATTGCTTGGGCTCTCTATGGAACGAGCTAAAGCAGCAATTTCCAAAAATTGTAG GACTCTCATAGCTAATGCTTTAAGGAAAAAACATTTTTACAAGGACGCAATCAGAGTTGAAGTACTATCATCAGATGGACAATTAGACTGCAACAAACCTTTGTCTGGTGATTGGTTTAAATGGGATCCCATCTCTAGTGGTGAAGGTGATTTGCTATTAGAGAACATGGCAAAGTCTTTTCCTGCCtccaataaaatatcaaaaactgTGAAAGCCATTGATTTTGCTTCTGTTGTTAACGGCATGACATCTCATGGTTTTCAAGTCAATGCTTTGACATCTCAAACTGAGGGTTTGCCCCAACCACCAGATAATGGAAAGAACTTTTTGCCTGCTGCTGCAGTAGTTGAGGTAGCTGGTGCAGCCAGTGGACAGATTGAACAGCTTGATAGACTTGATCTTTTAACAGAACCAGATCCAACTTCATCATATGATTCTCCATTAATACGTCAAACCTCTGTCTGTGAAGattctcaaaatttattttcaccCAATGATACTTCAACGGGTCTCTCTAACTCTGAGGAAATCAGAATTCCTACAACCGCctccaaagaagaaaaagagaatctAAATGGTTCAGATGTGAATCTTTCTTTGAATGCAgcagaaaaatatgattttcaactacaaaaatctctctctaGCTGTGAATCGCATATTGTTCCACCAAATGAAAATGTAATATTTCATGCATTGAGTAGGGACTTGGAGTTAGCTGCTCCTTGTGATGCAGATGCTAAAGTAGAGCTTGCGACAGTGTTTGAGGATATTGTTCTTCCTGCTTCTAAAAATGAAGAGTCTCAGAGTCCAAAAAACTCTGATGGAGTCTTGGATTTTGTAATGGATGGAGAGAGAATGGAGGTGgacatgaaaaataaagaaataacacCTTTGGACACAAATGATGGATCTTTATCTGGGTCTTTTCTGGAGACAGAACAATTTAGAGAACCCATGAATGGTGCGGGTGCACTCACTGATTGCCTTCCAATTTCAGATTCTTATCCGGAGATGACAATTATAGGTGATTCTTCTATTGCAAAGCATGAGTCAACAGAGGTGACAATGGAAGAGAAAGGGCATGGAGAATCTGATACTGAAGCTAATCAAACCTTGGTTCAATCCATATCAG GCAGATCAAGACCAAGGTCGAGGACTTCTCATGGAGCAATGTTATTTCCTTTGAATCGTTTGTTGATTACTACAGCTTTCAAGAGGAaaccaagaagatga